The following proteins are encoded in a genomic region of Nocardioides sp. cx-173:
- a CDS encoding alpha-ketoacid dehydrogenase subunit beta: MTSTQTTSAPTDTGREITYSEAIREAIGQAMEADERVFMLGEDIGIYGGAFGVSGDLYHRFGAERIRDTPISELGIVGAAVGAALAGMRPIVEIQFSDFTNQAMDQIVNQAAKIHFMLGGAATVPMVLRAPLGSGTGAAAQHSQSLEAWFAHVPGLKVVMPSSAADAKGLLLSAIDDPNPVIVLEHKLLYRTSGPVPEEAVRVPLGKTNVVRRGSDLTIVATGVMVSRSLEAAGILADEGVDVSVIDPRTLSPLDDAPILEDVGRTGRVLLVQEAPGHGGFTAEIAARITESPTIYRLLAPVKRLSGLNAPIPYAPQLETASVPQVADIVDQALTIMKES, from the coding sequence ATGACCAGCACCCAGACGACCAGCGCGCCCACCGACACCGGCCGCGAGATCACCTACTCCGAAGCCATCCGTGAGGCCATCGGTCAGGCCATGGAGGCCGACGAGCGGGTCTTCATGCTCGGTGAGGACATCGGCATCTACGGCGGCGCCTTCGGCGTCAGCGGCGACCTCTACCACCGCTTCGGCGCCGAGCGGATCCGGGACACCCCGATCTCCGAGCTCGGCATCGTCGGCGCGGCGGTCGGCGCGGCCTTGGCCGGGATGCGGCCCATCGTGGAGATCCAGTTCTCCGACTTCACCAACCAGGCGATGGACCAGATCGTCAACCAGGCCGCCAAGATCCACTTCATGCTCGGTGGCGCCGCCACCGTGCCGATGGTACTGCGGGCCCCCCTGGGCTCCGGCACCGGCGCGGCCGCGCAGCACTCGCAGAGCCTCGAGGCGTGGTTCGCGCACGTGCCGGGCCTCAAGGTCGTCATGCCGTCCTCGGCGGCGGACGCGAAGGGCCTGCTGCTGTCGGCCATCGACGACCCCAACCCGGTCATCGTCCTGGAGCACAAGCTCCTCTACCGCACCTCCGGTCCCGTCCCCGAGGAGGCCGTGCGCGTCCCCCTCGGGAAGACGAACGTCGTCCGCCGTGGCAGCGACCTCACCATCGTCGCCACCGGCGTCATGGTGTCGCGCTCGCTCGAGGCCGCCGGCATCCTCGCCGACGAGGGCGTCGACGTCTCCGTCATCGACCCCCGCACCCTGAGCCCTCTCGACGACGCGCCGATCCTCGAGGACGTCGGCCGCACGGGCCGGGTGCTGCTGGTCCAGGAGGCCCCGGGGCACGGCGGGTTCACGGCCGAGATCGCCGCGCGGATCACCGAGTCCCCCACCATCTACCGGCTGCTCGCACCGGTGAAGCGGCTCAGCGGCCTCAACGCGCCCATCCCCTACGCGCCTCAGCTCGAGACGGCCTCGGTCCCGCAGGTCGCCGACATCGTCGACCAGGCGCTCACGATCATGAAGGAGTCGTGA
- a CDS encoding dihydrolipoamide acetyltransferase family protein: MTRLAIRMPKMSMTMTEGEVSEWMVEVGAEVAEGDVVCEVMTDKVDMEVESTVSGRLVEIVVASGVANVGDPIGWVEGEDTGGGFGDLLMAPEPDAAAVETTTEDVPATEAPRTVLETEDAPAPDPAAAPAAPDPAPSGPPAAVPRARGLAAERGIDLADVVGSGPDGLIRVADVEALAQPVAAPPAPPAAAPPAAPPTAAPATPATPATPARAAQPQARPAGDRKTAIRGAVARKMTPSAAIPQFTVWRTIELDAVDGLRQGVSWTTVLLRAYAAALREVPDLLCRWEDDRATESGPPSIALAVATDRGLLVPTFLEPDLGSAADLDAEIRTVVRSAHAGKLDPAYMGVANGSLSNLGGLGVDRFQALLTPPQASVLSLGSIRQRPVAVPGGVGLALTVEAGLTVDHRVADGAHAAELLQRLAARLSGAL, translated from the coding sequence ATGACGCGCCTCGCCATCAGGATGCCCAAGATGTCCATGACGATGACCGAGGGCGAGGTCTCGGAGTGGATGGTCGAGGTCGGCGCCGAGGTCGCCGAGGGCGACGTCGTCTGTGAGGTCATGACCGACAAGGTCGACATGGAGGTCGAGAGCACCGTCAGCGGGCGCCTGGTCGAGATCGTGGTCGCCTCCGGCGTCGCGAACGTCGGCGACCCGATCGGGTGGGTCGAGGGCGAGGACACCGGCGGCGGATTCGGCGACCTGCTGATGGCGCCGGAGCCCGACGCCGCGGCCGTCGAGACCACCACGGAGGACGTGCCCGCCACCGAGGCTCCTCGCACCGTGCTGGAGACCGAGGACGCCCCCGCACCCGACCCGGCTGCGGCGCCCGCAGCGCCCGATCCGGCCCCGTCCGGACCGCCCGCGGCCGTCCCCCGCGCCCGCGGCCTCGCCGCCGAGCGCGGCATCGACCTGGCCGACGTGGTCGGCAGCGGCCCGGACGGGCTGATCCGCGTCGCCGACGTGGAGGCGCTGGCCCAGCCCGTCGCTGCCCCGCCGGCGCCGCCGGCGGCCGCACCGCCGGCCGCACCGCCGACCGCGGCACCGGCCACACCGGCCACGCCGGCCACACCGGCCAGGGCGGCTCAGCCGCAGGCCCGCCCCGCCGGTGACCGCAAGACAGCCATCCGCGGTGCCGTCGCCCGCAAGATGACGCCCAGCGCCGCGATCCCGCAGTTCACGGTCTGGCGCACGATCGAGCTCGACGCCGTCGACGGGCTGCGCCAGGGGGTCTCCTGGACCACCGTGCTGCTGCGGGCGTACGCCGCGGCCCTGCGCGAGGTGCCGGACCTGCTGTGCCGCTGGGAGGACGACCGCGCCACGGAGAGCGGGCCGCCGAGCATCGCGCTCGCCGTGGCGACCGACCGCGGGCTGCTGGTGCCGACGTTCCTGGAGCCCGACCTCGGCAGCGCGGCGGACCTCGACGCCGAGATCCGCACCGTGGTCCGCTCCGCGCACGCCGGCAAGCTGGACCCGGCCTACATGGGCGTCGCCAACGGCTCGCTGTCCAACCTGGGCGGTCTCGGCGTCGACCGCTTCCAGGCGCTGCTGACCCCGCCCCAGGCCAGCGTGCTGTCCCTCGGCAGCATCCGGCAGCGGCCGGTCGCGGTCCCCGGCGGCGTCGGCCTCGCCCTCACCGTGGAGGCCGGCCTGACCGTCGACCACCGGGTGGCCGACGGCGCCCACGCGGCGGAGCTCCTGCAGCGCCTCGCCGCGCGGCTGAGCGGGGCCCTCTAG
- a CDS encoding sugar-binding transcriptional regulator, whose amino-acid sequence MAAPRDPSTLMRAAYLYYVEDKSQAAIAEELGTSRSNVSRMLDEAKRQGIVEIRLNDPSGRHRQLEEQLATHFGLTEARVAPRGARTGASAEDRVGGLAAGLLLESLKEPMTVALSWGSALQSMVFAVTTDSDHDVTVVQLLGGVSAVNNDISGQELVRELAVRLGASYRLLHAPATLESAQAARSLLEESSVRAALALARSADLAFVGVGDPTHGSSAAVLESLRLDQEESRDFWARGPVGDLAGRYVTASGEPVGGPVEDRVVGVSLADLNRIPVVYGVAVGRSKTTAVLGALRGHHVDGLVVDEALARSLLSH is encoded by the coding sequence ATGGCTGCCCCCCGAGACCCCAGCACGCTCATGCGCGCCGCGTACCTCTACTACGTCGAGGACAAGTCGCAGGCGGCGATCGCCGAGGAGCTCGGCACCAGCCGGTCCAACGTGTCGCGGATGCTGGACGAGGCCAAGCGGCAGGGCATCGTCGAGATCCGGCTCAACGACCCCTCGGGCCGGCACCGCCAGCTCGAGGAGCAGCTGGCGACGCACTTCGGGCTCACCGAGGCACGGGTGGCCCCCCGGGGTGCACGCACCGGCGCCAGCGCCGAGGACCGGGTGGGGGGCCTGGCCGCGGGACTGCTCCTGGAGAGCCTCAAGGAGCCGATGACCGTGGCCCTGTCCTGGGGCAGCGCCCTGCAGTCGATGGTCTTCGCCGTCACGACCGACTCCGACCATGACGTGACGGTCGTGCAGCTCCTCGGCGGCGTCTCGGCGGTCAACAACGACATCAGCGGGCAGGAGCTGGTGCGCGAGCTCGCGGTGCGGCTGGGCGCGTCGTACCGCCTGCTCCACGCCCCCGCGACGCTCGAGTCCGCCCAGGCCGCCCGGTCGCTGCTCGAGGAGTCGTCGGTGCGCGCGGCCCTCGCCCTGGCCCGCAGCGCGGACCTCGCCTTCGTCGGCGTCGGCGACCCCACCCACGGGTCGTCGGCGGCCGTGCTCGAGTCGCTGCGCCTCGACCAGGAGGAGAGCCGGGACTTCTGGGCGCGCGGCCCCGTGGGCGACCTCGCCGGTCGCTACGTCACGGCGAGCGGCGAGCCCGTCGGCGGCCCGGTCGAGGACCGGGTCGTCGGCGTCAGCCTGGCCGACCTCAACCGCATCCCCGTGGTCTACGGCGTCGCGGTCGGCCGCTCCAAGACGACCGCCGTCCTGGGTGCCCTGCGGGGCCACCACGTCGACGGCCTGGTCGTCGACGAGGCCCTCGCCCGCAGCCTGCTCAGCCACTGA
- a CDS encoding PTS sugar transporter subunit IIB, translating to MKKVLVICGTGVATSTMVASSIKEHCAAQGIDVQVTQGKVMDLLGSTPDVDVIVATTAVPDGITVPVVPGLPFLTGMGRDQALADVVSHLQ from the coding sequence GTGAAGAAGGTCCTCGTCATCTGCGGCACCGGCGTCGCCACGTCGACCATGGTCGCCAGCAGCATCAAGGAGCACTGTGCCGCGCAGGGCATCGACGTGCAGGTCACCCAGGGCAAGGTCATGGACCTGCTCGGCTCCACCCCCGACGTCGACGTCATCGTCGCCACGACCGCGGTCCCCGACGGCATCACCGTCCCGGTCGTCCCCGGTCTGCCGTTCCTGACCGGGATGGGCAGGGACCAGGCCCTGGCCGACGTCGTCTCCCACCTGCAGTGA
- a CDS encoding PTS galactitol transporter subunit IIC: MEAVSAYINDLGAAVVLPVLIAVFAMALGQNFSRSVRSGVLIGVGFVGINLVIGLLGNSISPVAQALAGRLNVDLDIIDVGWPSSAAIAFGSQVGAVIIPFCLALNVVLLLCGLTRTFDIDLWNYWHFALGGALVAVVMDSFWWGLFAAGVAMIAVLALADLAAPMIQKYFGFPDISFPHGTSAPYALLAIPLNRLMDKIPGLNKIEADPVAIQRRFGIFGETLFVGLVIGLLLGIAGFGFDDPREDSIGILTLGITVAAVMVILPRMVAILMEGLVPVSEAARDFMAKRFPGRKYYIGLDSAIAVGQPAVIATSLILVPVTLLVAIALAPLGNRVLPLVDLATIPFIVAVMVPIFRGNIVRSVIGGAIAIGGGLFIATALAPTFTSVALASGFENSTGSNTISSLVDGANPLTGALVALSELGPVGPVAGLVIALAFALFVRRIVLKRDEAEAQAQSAAPVGP; encoded by the coding sequence ATGGAAGCCGTCAGCGCCTACATCAACGACCTCGGAGCCGCGGTCGTGCTCCCGGTCCTCATCGCGGTCTTCGCGATGGCCCTCGGGCAGAACTTCTCCCGCTCGGTCCGCTCCGGCGTGCTCATCGGGGTCGGCTTCGTCGGCATCAACCTGGTCATCGGCCTGCTCGGCAACTCGATCAGCCCGGTCGCGCAGGCCCTGGCCGGCCGCCTCAACGTGGACCTCGACATCATCGACGTCGGCTGGCCCTCCAGCGCCGCGATCGCGTTCGGCTCCCAGGTGGGCGCGGTGATCATCCCCTTCTGCCTGGCGCTCAACGTCGTCCTGCTGCTCTGCGGGCTGACCCGCACCTTCGACATCGACCTGTGGAACTACTGGCACTTCGCGCTGGGCGGCGCACTCGTCGCCGTCGTCATGGACAGCTTCTGGTGGGGCCTGTTCGCCGCCGGCGTCGCCATGATCGCCGTCCTCGCCCTGGCCGACCTGGCCGCGCCGATGATCCAGAAGTACTTCGGCTTCCCCGACATCTCCTTCCCGCACGGCACCTCGGCGCCGTACGCCCTGCTGGCGATCCCGCTCAACCGGCTGATGGACAAGATCCCCGGCCTCAACAAGATCGAGGCCGACCCGGTCGCGATCCAGCGGCGCTTCGGCATCTTCGGCGAGACCCTCTTCGTGGGCCTGGTCATCGGGCTGCTGCTGGGCATCGCCGGCTTCGGGTTCGACGACCCCCGCGAGGACTCGATCGGCATCCTGACGCTCGGCATCACCGTGGCCGCGGTGATGGTCATCCTGCCGCGCATGGTCGCCATCCTGATGGAGGGTCTCGTGCCCGTCTCGGAGGCCGCGCGCGACTTCATGGCCAAGCGCTTCCCGGGCCGCAAGTACTACATCGGCCTCGACTCCGCCATCGCCGTCGGCCAGCCCGCCGTGATCGCCACCTCGCTCATCCTGGTGCCCGTCACCCTGCTCGTCGCCATCGCACTGGCTCCCTTGGGCAACCGGGTGCTGCCGCTGGTCGACCTGGCCACGATCCCGTTCATCGTGGCGGTCATGGTGCCGATCTTCCGCGGCAACATCGTGCGCTCGGTCATCGGTGGCGCGATCGCCATCGGTGGCGGGCTGTTCATCGCCACGGCCCTCGCACCCACCTTCACCTCGGTGGCCCTGGCCTCGGGCTTCGAGAACTCCACCGGCTCCAACACCATCTCCTCCCTCGTCGACGGCGCCAACCCCCTCACGGGGGCCCTGGTCGCCTTGAGCGAGCTCGGCCCCGTCGGTCCCGTGGCCGGCCTCGTGATCGCGCTGGCCTTCGCGCTGTTCGTGCGCCGGATCGTCCTCAAGCGCGACGAGGCCGAGGCCCAGGCGCAGAGCGCCGCTCCGGTGGGCCCGTGA
- a CDS encoding PTS sugar transporter subunit IIA gives MTDAPQPVLEASLCFVGSSAAGIRDASSALRLLGRAATEQGFAAPTYVDALLAREAAYPTGLPLPVPVAIPHADATHVRVPALAALVPPAPLTFGEMGSRDRTVQAELVLLLLVDDPGQQVGLLGRLITALQRPDLRERLLADLDTPAALAARFATLLES, from the coding sequence GTGACCGACGCCCCCCAGCCGGTCCTCGAGGCGTCGCTCTGCTTCGTGGGGTCCTCCGCCGCCGGCATCCGCGACGCCAGCTCGGCGCTGCGGCTGCTGGGGCGGGCGGCCACCGAGCAGGGCTTCGCCGCCCCGACGTACGTCGACGCCCTGCTGGCACGGGAGGCGGCGTACCCGACCGGCCTGCCGCTGCCCGTGCCGGTGGCCATCCCGCACGCGGACGCGACCCACGTGCGGGTCCCGGCCCTCGCGGCGCTGGTGCCGCCCGCACCGCTCACGTTCGGCGAGATGGGCAGCAGGGACCGCACGGTCCAGGCGGAGCTGGTGCTGCTTCTGCTGGTCGACGACCCCGGGCAGCAGGTCGGCCTGCTGGGCCGGCTGATCACGGCGCTGCAGCGCCCGGACCTGCGCGAGCGCCTGCTGGCGGACCTCGACACCCCAGCGGCGCTGGCCGCACGCTTCGCGACGCTGCTGGAGTCGTGA
- a CDS encoding sugar-binding transcriptional regulator: protein MPNPRDPAMLLAAARLYYLAGKSQAQVADELGTSRSNVSRMLSEALSQGIVEIRINDPAGRVHELEDELQRAFGLRDVRVASASLGPAARIEEQIGTQAARLLLDNLKDSVRVALSWGHALQSMVYATTSDQEFHRLSLVQLVGGLSSVRNEISGQELVRELAVRLGAEYRFLHAPATLETRASRDALTREPSIAEALVEAGRADIAFVGIGTPSHGSSSAILDSLSLSESDRRAFWDAGPVGDVAARYFTADGTPVRGAVDDRILGLPLEDLVAIPQVVGVAYGRAKTPGVLGALRGHIIDSLVCDETLARSILSEVRGGSATGSTDRKNS from the coding sequence GTGCCGAATCCCCGCGACCCAGCGATGCTGCTGGCTGCCGCGCGCCTGTACTACCTGGCGGGCAAGTCGCAGGCGCAGGTCGCCGACGAGCTGGGCACGAGCCGGTCCAACGTGTCCCGCATGCTCTCGGAGGCGCTGAGCCAGGGCATCGTCGAGATCCGGATCAACGACCCGGCGGGCCGCGTGCACGAGCTCGAGGACGAGCTGCAGCGGGCCTTCGGGCTGCGCGACGTCCGGGTGGCCTCCGCCAGCCTCGGCCCCGCCGCGCGGATCGAGGAGCAGATCGGCACCCAGGCGGCCCGGCTGCTGCTCGACAACCTCAAGGACTCGGTGCGGGTCGCGCTGTCGTGGGGCCACGCGCTGCAGTCGATGGTCTACGCCACGACCAGCGACCAGGAGTTCCACCGGCTCTCGCTGGTACAGCTGGTCGGCGGCCTGTCGTCGGTGCGCAACGAGATCAGCGGCCAGGAGCTGGTGCGTGAGCTCGCCGTCCGCCTGGGGGCGGAGTACCGCTTCCTGCACGCCCCCGCGACCCTCGAGACCCGAGCCTCGCGGGACGCGCTCACCCGCGAGCCCTCGATCGCGGAGGCGCTGGTCGAGGCGGGGCGCGCCGACATCGCGTTCGTCGGGATCGGCACGCCCTCGCACGGCTCGTCGTCGGCCATCTTGGACTCGCTGAGCCTCAGCGAGTCCGACCGTCGCGCGTTCTGGGACGCCGGGCCGGTCGGCGACGTCGCGGCCCGCTACTTCACCGCCGACGGGACTCCCGTGCGGGGCGCGGTCGACGACCGCATCCTCGGGCTCCCTCTGGAGGATCTCGTCGCCATCCCCCAGGTCGTCGGGGTGGCCTACGGGCGCGCGAAGACGCCCGGCGTCCTGGGCGCCCTGCGCGGGCACATCATCGACTCCCTCGTCTGCGACGAGACCCTCGCCCGCAGCATCCTCAGCGAGGTGCGCGGCGGGTCCGCCACCGGCTCTACCGACAGGAAGAACTCATGA
- a CDS encoding transcriptional regulator GutM, which produces MTSTALWLFVAVVAGWLVQLYFTYQQSMAFNRRVRELRKSGTVTVGVAGKRYRGGRAFVALAVDDHQIVRDAISLRGFTTFARARPAPALFDVKVSHILGDRDFPQLTRQEREAARTAVSLLRQGVDTIDRAPV; this is translated from the coding sequence ATGACCTCCACCGCTCTCTGGCTGTTCGTGGCCGTCGTCGCCGGCTGGCTGGTCCAGCTCTACTTCACCTACCAGCAGTCCATGGCGTTCAACCGGCGCGTGCGCGAGCTGCGCAAGTCGGGCACCGTCACCGTCGGCGTCGCCGGCAAGCGCTACCGCGGCGGACGGGCGTTCGTCGCCCTCGCCGTCGACGACCACCAGATCGTGCGCGACGCCATCTCGCTGCGCGGCTTCACCACCTTCGCCCGCGCCCGACCGGCGCCGGCGCTCTTCGACGTCAAGGTCAGCCACATCCTGGGCGACCGCGACTTCCCCCAGCTCACCCGTCAGGAGCGCGAGGCCGCACGCACGGCCGTCTCGCTGCTGCGCCAAGGGGTGGACACGATCGACCGGGCGCCCGTGTAG
- the srlA gene encoding PTS glucitol/sorbitol transporter subunit IIC, giving the protein MPFTHLAANLSAAETTVDEPGGVFGALADAADWFIGLFEAGGEVFLGLVTGIIPTLIVLLTAVNALIRWIGPERIDKLGEYAARPGIQWYPVRYLLFPVVSVFFLTNPMAYTMGRFLPERYKPAFYDSAVSFVHPITGLFPHANAGELFVYFGIAAGITQLGLGTSDLAVRYLLVGMLVILIRGIVTEIITARMLARRTTTEEVAA; this is encoded by the coding sequence ATGCCATTCACCCATCTGGCGGCGAACCTCTCCGCCGCCGAGACCACGGTCGACGAACCGGGGGGTGTGTTCGGCGCCCTCGCCGACGCCGCCGACTGGTTCATCGGCCTCTTCGAAGCCGGCGGCGAGGTGTTCCTCGGGCTCGTCACCGGCATCATCCCCACCCTGATCGTGCTGCTCACCGCGGTCAACGCGCTGATCCGCTGGATCGGGCCGGAGCGGATCGACAAGCTCGGCGAGTACGCCGCGCGGCCGGGCATCCAGTGGTACCCCGTGCGGTACCTGCTCTTCCCCGTCGTGTCGGTCTTCTTCCTGACCAACCCGATGGCCTACACGATGGGGCGGTTCCTGCCGGAGCGCTACAAGCCGGCGTTCTACGACTCGGCCGTGAGCTTCGTGCACCCGATCACCGGGCTCTTCCCGCACGCCAACGCGGGTGAGCTGTTCGTGTACTTCGGGATCGCGGCCGGCATCACCCAGCTCGGCCTGGGCACCAGCGACCTGGCCGTGCGCTACCTGCTCGTGGGCATGCTCGTGATCCTGATCCGCGGCATCGTCACCGAGATCATCACGGCGCGCATGCTGGCCCGTCGCACGACCACCGAGGAGGTCGCAGCATGA
- a CDS encoding protein-N(pi)-phosphohistidine--sugar phosphotransferase has product MTTTTTSTPGGGGMNGLNKALVGVGKSVGGIVGVLYQAGRDTIDTVIRNILPFMAFVAVLIGIINESGLGDKLAHLVEPLAGNLIGLLAISIFCSIPILSPVLGPGAVIAQVVGVILGTRIGEGDIPPQYALPALFAIDPQVGCDFIPVGLALGEAEAETVEVGVPAVLISRLITGPLSVVIAYLASFGLYSTD; this is encoded by the coding sequence ATGACCACGACCACCACGAGCACCCCCGGTGGCGGGGGCATGAACGGCCTCAACAAGGCGCTCGTCGGCGTCGGCAAGTCCGTCGGCGGCATCGTCGGCGTCCTCTACCAGGCCGGCCGCGACACGATCGACACCGTCATCCGCAACATCCTGCCGTTCATGGCGTTCGTCGCCGTGCTGATCGGCATCATCAACGAGTCGGGACTCGGCGACAAGCTGGCCCACCTCGTGGAGCCGCTCGCCGGCAACCTGATCGGGCTGCTCGCGATCAGCATCTTCTGCTCGATCCCGATCCTGTCCCCGGTGCTCGGCCCCGGCGCCGTCATCGCGCAGGTCGTCGGCGTCATCCTCGGCACCCGGATCGGCGAGGGCGACATCCCGCCCCAGTACGCGCTGCCGGCGCTGTTCGCGATCGACCCCCAGGTCGGCTGCGACTTCATCCCGGTCGGGCTCGCACTCGGGGAGGCAGAGGCGGAGACAGTCGAGGTCGGCGTGCCGGCCGTGCTGATCTCGCGGCTCATCACCGGTCCGCTGTCCGTGGTCATCGCCTACCTGGCGAGCTTCGGGCTCTACTCGACGGACTGA
- a CDS encoding PTS glucitol/sorbitol transporter subunit IIA yields the protein MSGAESPTSTATVYQSTVTQVGDQVEAFLSHGLLILFAAGSPAELHDISVLHEADVADDGPRPGDTVQVGDTSFEVLAVGDVVRDNLLNLGHLDLKADGRTEPKLPGDVCVRKGDLPLLAVGDTFRISRSPDTQKAVTP from the coding sequence ATGAGCGGCGCGGAGAGCCCGACGAGCACCGCCACGGTCTACCAGTCGACCGTCACCCAGGTCGGCGACCAGGTGGAGGCCTTCCTCTCGCACGGGCTGCTGATCCTCTTCGCGGCGGGCTCGCCCGCCGAGCTCCACGACATCTCCGTCCTCCACGAGGCCGACGTCGCCGACGACGGCCCGCGCCCCGGCGACACGGTCCAGGTCGGCGACACCTCGTTCGAGGTGCTCGCGGTCGGCGACGTCGTCCGGGACAACCTCCTCAACCTGGGCCACCTGGACCTCAAGGCCGACGGCCGCACCGAGCCCAAGCTGCCCGGAGACGTCTGCGTCCGCAAGGGCGACCTGCCGCTGCTCGCGGTGGGCGACACCTTCCGGATCAGCCGCTCCCCCGACACCCAGAAAGCAGTGACCCCATGA
- a CDS encoding NAD(P)H-dependent oxidoreductase — protein sequence MSYRDRLQHRLDETGRPLRVGLVGAGQMGRGLAAQLLRMPGISLSAVLDVQLDRAQEALTQAGIQAVDVAGPQEAAAAVEAGHSVALERIEDLAGLPLDIVVEATGVPEVAVRVAVAALSAGISVATLTVEADVTIGRYMARLAQESGAVYSVCRGDEPVETKILVDYARDLNFEVICAGKGKNNPLDPYATPESLAERAAGKQMNPKMLTSFVDGSKAMIEMASLANTTGLEVSTPGMHGPASTVETLHETFALKEDGGILDRPGVVDYCTGPVAPGVFVVIRTEDPYVHHEMTYLQMGDGPYFALYRPYHLASIEAPLTVYEMALDKRPSLISEHWTAEVGAQTKRPMKAGERIDGIGGSTVRGHIESSSGFAAAGRVPLGVLAGATLVRDVPVDHTLTYDDVQVDESLLIVRMRRIQESMDDAGADVPDLAALRSALVA from the coding sequence ATGAGCTACCGAGACCGGCTCCAGCACAGGCTCGACGAGACCGGACGCCCCCTGCGCGTCGGCCTCGTGGGAGCCGGACAGATGGGCCGCGGGCTCGCCGCCCAGCTGCTCCGCATGCCGGGCATCTCCCTGTCCGCCGTGCTCGACGTCCAGCTCGACCGTGCACAGGAGGCCCTGACCCAGGCCGGCATCCAGGCCGTGGACGTCGCCGGCCCGCAGGAGGCCGCCGCGGCGGTCGAGGCCGGCCACAGCGTGGCCCTCGAGCGGATCGAGGACCTCGCCGGGCTCCCGCTCGACATCGTCGTGGAGGCCACGGGAGTCCCGGAGGTCGCCGTCCGCGTCGCCGTCGCCGCCCTCTCGGCCGGCATCTCGGTCGCGACGCTGACCGTCGAGGCCGACGTGACCATCGGGCGCTACATGGCCCGCCTGGCGCAGGAGTCGGGCGCGGTCTACTCCGTGTGCCGCGGCGACGAGCCCGTCGAGACCAAGATCCTGGTCGACTACGCCCGCGACCTGAACTTCGAGGTGATCTGCGCGGGCAAGGGGAAGAACAACCCGCTCGACCCCTACGCGACTCCCGAGTCCCTCGCCGAGCGGGCCGCGGGCAAGCAGATGAACCCCAAGATGCTGACCAGCTTCGTCGATGGGTCCAAGGCCATGATCGAGATGGCCTCCCTGGCCAACACGACCGGGCTCGAGGTGAGCACGCCGGGGATGCACGGCCCCGCCTCGACGGTCGAGACGCTGCACGAGACGTTCGCGTTGAAGGAGGACGGCGGCATCCTGGACCGGCCCGGCGTGGTGGACTACTGCACCGGCCCGGTGGCCCCCGGGGTCTTCGTGGTGATCCGCACCGAGGACCCGTACGTGCACCACGAGATGACCTACCTCCAGATGGGCGACGGGCCCTACTTCGCCTTGTACCGGCCCTACCACCTTGCCAGCATCGAGGCGCCGCTCACGGTCTACGAGATGGCCCTGGACAAGCGGCCCAGCCTCATCTCGGAGCACTGGACGGCCGAGGTCGGCGCGCAGACGAAGCGGCCCATGAAGGCCGGGGAGCGGATCGACGGCATCGGTGGCTCGACCGTGCGCGGCCACATCGAGTCGTCGTCGGGCTTCGCAGCGGCGGGCCGCGTCCCACTCGGCGTCCTGGCCGGGGCCACCCTGGTCCGCGACGTCCCGGTCGACCACACGCTCACCTACGACGACGTGCAGGTCGACGAGTCGCTGCTGATCGTGCGGATGCGCCGGATCCAGGAGTCGATGGACGACGCCGGGGCCGACGTCCCGGACCTGGCGGCCCTCCGCTCGGCTCTGGTCGCCTGA